One genomic window of Elaeis guineensis isolate ETL-2024a chromosome 2, EG11, whole genome shotgun sequence includes the following:
- the LOC140855252 gene encoding VQ motif-containing protein 8, chloroplastic-like: MPSSIREVQNQTPRPPPLKIAKESCKVKKPIVSTTHRQSPPSDHQSPIIVHMHSPKIVHARPQDFMRVVQFLTGNSSLPSAPGSIHPVLDLNEGWEAERRSRLNPSDSVREFRFYSA; the protein is encoded by the coding sequence ATGCCTTCCTCCATAAGAGAAGTACAGAACCAAACTCCtaggcctccacctctgaagatAGCTAAGGAATCATGCAAGGTCAAGAAGCCAATTGTCAGCACCACACATCGTCAATCTCCACCTTCTGATCATCAATCCCCGATCATCGTCCACATGCACTCGCCTAAAATTGTTCATGCCAGACCTCAGGATTTCATGAGGGTGGTGCAGTTCCTGACCGGGAACTCGTCGTTGCCTTCTGCACCTGGTTCGATCCATCCGGTGCTCGATCTCAATGAAGGTTGGGAGGCCGAGAGGAGATCTCGACTGAACCCAAGTGATTCTGTTAGGGAGTTCAGGTTTTATTCAGCGTAG